In the genome of Osmerus mordax isolate fOsmMor3 chromosome 10, fOsmMor3.pri, whole genome shotgun sequence, the window AAAACCTTTCTGGTGAGTAGATTATTTATAACCACAAATTACATACACATACCTGTGGCATGATATTGAGATGAAAGCATGACTTGTTGTTTTCCACGATCTGatgtttttgctagctagctcgtaaCTTGCTATGTTTAGTCTAATTAGAGCAAACACAATAATGCAGACATCCATTCTAAATTGATGGCTAGGTTTTGTGATCTATTGCTACCATCTACTGCCATTCATTTCCGTGTTGTTGGAACATTTATTATtcctcatttattgtcaggccaCAGTTCAACGCAAAAATGAGGCAAGTgtaatttgtaatttgtttggaAAGTCTAGGCTAGAGCTACTTGATGGAAGACAGAATAAACCAGACTTTATGCTTATTCAAAATAACAACTTATTGAAATGACAAGACAGTAATGTATGACTGTAATGTTTCATAGGGTTATGAACACACCTCTTGTCATACCACTTGACTGCCTGCTGTTGACCGTTTTCTATATATTGAACATCTCCCTTTCTAATTTTACAGGTGAATGTGAATGTTGGCCCACACAGGCCCCGTTccaagagacagaaaatgttgaAAGAGGGTTGCACTGCTGTACAAATTGTCCATGTATAGTACTACATTGCCATCTCTCAGGTGTGCAGCGCAAGTAAGGTACAAGGCAAAAAGCAACCCATCCCTGCTGAACATTAACTAAACCGTTGAGCACCTAATTCCTTGGTGTACCAGCAGTGGCTAAAAGCCCATCTCCCATCTTCACCACATTGCATAGAGGGACTATAGAGAGCATCCCGAGGAGCTGCATCATGGCCTGGTTTGGGAACTGCACCGCTTCGAACCGCAATTCTGCAGAGAATAGTCAGGACAGCCAAGAAGATAGTCggggtctctcttccctccctcacaaacatACCTAACGGTGCATCCGCAAAGCCACACGCATTGTGGACAAACCCATGCACCCCACATGCACCTGTACATCATCAATATTTTTGCATATGGATGCTACCTCAATAACTAATGTTCACATATGGTATTAGTATATTATGTTTACATtcacatattgtatattatctgtatatttaggaggttccctatattttagcttatcatagatgtactctatgttctgtgtacttatatgttatgccaggttgtcttgcgttgtcttgtcttcagtgcccaatttcagtgcccagtctgaccttgtggtgttctgtgcacctgacaataaaacacttgaacttgaagtatcccatcctctttgtgtcttggggaatttgtcacaaatttaATCTCGTCTTGTTGGACCAATTTTATTTACCTAATTCTACttagttgttgtagttgtttaGGTTATGTCTATGTCCTGGAAGAATGTTGTTTCGTTTCATtgtgtaatgtaagtgtatgaataaatgccaGTTGACATGTCAAGACAACAGACCCAGATATGCCAAGCCCATCATGATCCTGGATGTCCATAGTGGATCCTGTGTAAAGGTCCTAAATATAGCCAGTACAtcacacaactcaaacatgctgtacatgtTTGAGTTGTGATATGTTTTATGGCTCAATGTTTGTGCTAATGATATTCATTGATATGTAACGTGAGTGACGTGATTGtaccctttcctggacatgtACTTGAAACGAATTCAAGGATGCTGTGGTAAAAATTAAgaaacgtgtttgtgtgggttttttaTAGGTTGTTGCGAATTAGGGGTATAACTTTACTGTCATTACTGTTCCGAATTTGAAATATTCATATAAGTGAATCCACAGTGATCGGATAAGGTATAGGATCGTTTGTAGCTGTCGACAAGCTAACTTGGCTATTACCGATAATATAGGCtgccatgttttttgttttgatcagtactcaatgcattgtgggtgtcaaagggtCAACGAGATAACCTACTCTTCTCACGAGAAAATAATGAGGTGTACGGGGTAAAGTGGCACATCATCGAAGTTCATCTTTGTTGCCGGAACACAAAAGAATCCAAGATGGCCGCAAGTAAATACGAGACGAAAGACAGACGAATGTCAGATGTTTTAGATGCATATTTGTGAATGTATATCTATTATTTCGATCtctggggcctgttgcacaaaagtagaattaagacatccgggataaatgactcagctgagctcaatgaagccaaaacatgtgcgtccaggcttaattggttgcacaaagaccaagccaggatgagcagacacggattcattaagccaggtgaaaccaatcctggataggtgcgcgctcacggctcactcaaatagaccccgccacagatcacagattaactgatttaccatggcaactagagccgcgtacttttccccgtcggaagcacaaatcctcatggaggcatacgaggaggtaaaagatataattaagaagaaaggcaacaccgccacagtgataaagcaaagagaaaaagcgtggcaaagtattgcagaccgcctgaatgcgtaagtagtgcacaattacatactcaccgctccgctgaaacatcacaattacaattcaaatatttaattcacatctccaaaaatgcagttgtactgtaattatgaaacggttaaattttttattgaaatgcactgcagatatgagtgaaattgtgtaaagtaactccatcacactgtataaagctatgataaattttttgatatttttactgaaaacaagacaaaaataccaagtaattttttgcagtgtgactccattaaatatgtgtgtgtgtgtgtagattaaacatgaacgggccaaaacggacatggcagcaggtcaaaatcaaatacaagaacattctgcagaatggtatggtccctgactaatatttaacaaagcacaagcatatattgtacccagaaggtgcctgctcacacattgtctgtactgttttagcagtgaaaaagaatacccacagacaaggcacgggtggtgggtcaccaaaggctgaccttaccccagcagaggacatggccttggagctaaataaaggcaggcccgtcttagaggggatccctggggggaaagagacgagcataggttcctcccaagatgccacccgcttcattcaaggtatgtccttccatctctacatgggatacaaccacattcatattgaatcaatttggactgtctgactttggtttacctattgccttgcagtgtctggcagcactgtgttcctgttagagccaccagcacaagcaccagacgatgctgatccagtgagtactccatcaaaggcatactgtaggcctggcatgtcttgtctactagcttcaatatgaatccgattaaatgtgatagggtgaaggccccagtgcagcagcaacagcacatgatggagacgatgatgaggaggagaccatctctctggattccagaaggcatgaggtatcatgttaagactgtgaaagtactatttactctacaatggtgaggagtcctcatcaaaatcaaaaaatctaatttcttttacaggacccagatgctatacagtgggaaaaccagcctggcaacatagtgcgtattaataaaaggacaccacatcctgccaaattccagctgcgctaattgtattgtgttcacagagctcacaagctatcagaaagttgtatggcaaccacctccggcgccaaatagaactggcagacatagacattcagtacaagaagaaaaagatggaaaatcttgcactggagtccgaaataaaaaagaggacaattaggaaactggaccttgaaataaaaaaacttgagagggaggtgagatatgccttcaatgtacactgtatgctaactgtaacacaaatgtattaatcattatttttctttcctcccccagctccaagaagatgacacagctgaaaataaaaattaggtatattctcgtaaagtcaagtgagccatgacatatgagctcttattgtgagcacacaggacggtggcatctttctaaggttttttttattttcccagcaatcagtacaaccaagtcatcgttataaggcatcgccctcttttgcccacccccccagcaccaggtgtggccactagcctatatgaaggcccaaaattgtgtgttcctttctgctctgacaatggcatgcccattcgtgcgagatgtggtggatgaagaagcacttgtgctgaggagagccttcaggcgagaaagggtcttcagggaccggttggacccactggccttccctgatgaccatctatatgaaagatacaggttttctgcagatggcatcaggtatctatgcagactactgggtcccaggattaagcaccgcactgcacggagccatgcactgagtgtggagcaaatggtttgtgtggccttgcgcttttttgctagtggagccttcctgtactcagtgggggatgcagaacagctgaacaaggccacaatttgccgcacaataaggagtgtgtgtctggctatcaaagcattagcagatgtcttcatctccttccctggccacagaagactctgtgacatcaaagaggagttctataggattgcaggtaagaggatctacaaattacaggacaactgttaacacatagtaggatactcattactttgtgtgacaggtttccccaatgtcattggtgcagtggactgcacacacataaggataaaagccccctcaggtgcccatgaggccgattttgtgaataggaaatcctttcacagcattaatgttcaggtgaacataactttttgatattgtccattgacgaacactctgcattgccagtgatgtgcattgattggtgtaatattcctcatcttatgatttcagatggtctgcaatgctgactgtgtgatcagcaatgttgtggcaaaatggcctggctcagtccatgactccagaatctttcgggcctctgaaatctatcagtgcctatcacaaggtaagccacacaacccctatttataaccatcatggctgtgtcaagaatatcactgtgtttatgaggtagtaatgatgagattttgtgttgacaggtgaattctctggtgtgttgctgggagacagggggtatggctgccagccttttctcctgacacctttcacagacccccaggaagcacagcaggcctacaaccatgcccatgccaggaccagggccagagttgaaatgacctttggcctcctgaaggcacgctttcactgccttcacaaattaagggtcagccctgttagggcatgtgatattactgtggcttgtgctgtcctccacaatgtggcctgcctgaggaaggagagggcccccagagtgccagcagccatggactgggacaatccggcaatcttccctgatgacgacagtggtcggctgctgagggaccaatatgtgttgaattattttagttagtatgtgtgctttcaattttggttaaatatgtcctgcggtggcagaggaatttgggtttttttgggttcgtttttttacgaatttggcctcttatgatgtttgtgcggtatactgtgtgtaatacaaggctgcagggaggctactgcatccattcatttgtctgttcagttgatgtgtatggatttgtcctgcatttattttagtgtgcagacatgcagggtgtgttatatacagacctttgaatgtgtatgtatcattttgtataatatgcttggattctgtgctttccatcttgtagagtcactgtgacttcagtttcgaaaggagctgatggtttacctgctttgttttgtccttattcaataaaggaacataatgttacacattgtgtttttatattcatatggaatgtgtatttgtttatatgacagagtactagggccacactgaagaaaaaggataaagtcataaatttatgaggctggttctttctgcagaaaagctacatattgtttttacagttttgatacttatgacaatgtgatacttaatattctggcacatcagcatgtctttgtttatgaaaccatactgaagtacaatttcacgaaatgccccacatctgtcattttaacaactgtcctcctttaaaacaactggttacaatattatgacttgtgtttttttcccctctgtggccctaatattctatcattttatatatagccttatagtctatgggaaactgtaaattatctaatgaaagcaacatcatctaaaaatcattttttatccaaaatcattgaaattaatgatcacaaacgtttaaataatgacagtgggtctagttatatgtgataacaatgtatagtgagcagtgaaataactattggtttccatttgtggtgactgctgactgacattagggatgagattaaatagatcctggaatttagcctggtctggagcaggctagctccacagaataaatctccatggtaatttataccataacatatcctcctgccccctatccatctttagtgcaaccggattacggatcaattgagccaggatcaccaagatatcctggcttaatcccttatcctagttttgtgcaacaggcccctggtTGGTTATACAATAGGTAAAATGTGTTGAAAGTGATAGCCAAGTCAAGGAAAACGTATAATATTATGGTTTACTAGGTGACGTGAGTAAAGCGTGAGTTATTTTTggttagctgttagctaacattagctaacaAAATTGTCTGAACGTTTATATATGGATAATAAAGGTATACTTTtgcaaaatatacagtacattgagaCTTATGTTTATAATATACACGTAGGCTACTGCTGAAGGCTTTATTGTTACGTAATAAGCCAAACTGGACATTCTAAGGACGCGTTCGAAATCACACCTGTGTGATCGTACTCCCCAGGGCCCACCCAGAACAAATCACACAGGTGTGATCGTACTCCTCAAAGGGCTAGACAcgcgacacgccaattctcccacgcgtccatcgtgtagccagctgcgaacgtcccgtccggacagttgggttcccccgcacccgagcttctcttcgagaagatggtgtcaatagcattgagagaccagctaattaattccatgcttctagtttcggagagtgatgatgagagagtatcttgagacaagacaagacacaagacacagccaagcagggaaggtcagggaggggaggataaaatgcgaccgccttcgtcgagagccaaagaaggAATTAACAGAGCTGTACTGACGTACTGTACCATAGCAAACAATGGGGTTTTAAGTGCAATGTTTAAAAAATACACTCTCGGTGTGATCGGCCCGAATTGCCTAAGTTGGTACCGGCTACTCTCTAGACTGAAGTAACCTTGTCTGAACTAGCTAGCAAGGTAAGACAGCCCTCCAAAAATACCGATTTATATAACTACTGTAGCTTACCAACGTGAGGTTGCCTACTGTAAATAGGtcatttaaaattcaaaaacaGTTTATTCAATATTTGTACTCACTTTTTCCTTGAACTTGGTCGACGATAAACTCCCGCTTCTATATGTACCAACCTAGGCTGCACTCTAACCTGGCCCAGTGCAACCTCttgtgggaggaggggtgacaggCTCTGAGTGTGAAGATACGTGACAGGATCTGAGTGGGGAGATACTTGGATTTCTATGACGAAGTGTTTCAATCGTAGATTGTGGTTAAAATATGTTTAAAACGTTCTACGTTTTACGTTGATTTGTCCTACAGTGAAGTTGAAATCCCATTTTCCATTAATGAAAAAACGAACTAATTCTTGATGACGGACAATATGCGACTCGCGATGGGGGGGGCCAGTGGGGGGCCAGCAATTTTGTCAGGTCACGTATGAAACCTTCACTCATATATTACAGAGCACATGAACACTTACATGTAAAAAACATAACAGCGGCTATGAAGCCTGAGCCTACCTGTCAACAGAAACCGAAGATGAAATGCAGTCAGAAGAAGGGAATACATGGTGAGTATGCAACAGCCCAAAGGCGAAGTCCAATACTGCTATAATACATTATTGATTGATTATTCTATTTTATAACCTACAGCTTTATATCATTTATAGTATAGTATCTCACCTAATGGAACCTTTTGGAAAGAAACCCTGCAAAGATTGTTCAAAACACCCTACAGGATGCAGTAAGTTTGCTGACAGTTATTTCAAACTTAAACATAATATGTATTAGCA includes:
- the LOC136950927 gene encoding putative nuclease HARBI1 isoform X1, with protein sequence MATRAAYFSPSEAQILMEAYEEVKDIIKKKGNTATVIKQREKAWQSIADRLNALNMNGPKRTWQQVKIKYKNILQNAVKKNTHRQGTGGGSPKADLTPAEDMALELNKGRPVLEGIPGGKETSIGSSQDATRFIQVSGSTVFLLEPPAQAPDDADPGEGPSAAATAHDGDDDEEETISLDSRRHEDPDAIQWENQPGNISSQAIRKLYGNHLRRQIELADIDIQYKKKKMENLALESEIKKRTIRKLDLEIKKLERELQEDDTADDHLYERYRFSADGIRYLCRLLGPRIKHRTARSHALSVEQMVCVALRFFASGAFLYSVGDAEQLNKATICRTIRSVCLAIKALADVFISFPGHRRLCDIKEEFYRIAGFPNVIGAVDCTHIRIKAPSGAHEADFVNRKSFHSINVQMVCNADCVISNVVAKWPGSVHDSRIFRASEIYQCLSQGEFSGVLLGDRGYGCQPFLLTPFTDPQEAQQAYNHAHARTRARVEMTFGLLKARFHCLHKLRVSPVRACDITVACAVLHNVACLRKERAPRVPAAMDWDNPAIFPDDDSGRLLRDQYVLNYFS
- the LOC136950927 gene encoding uncharacterized protein isoform X3, with the translated sequence MATRAAYFSPSEAQILMEAYEEVKDIIKKKGNTATVIKQREKAWQSIADRLNALNMNGPKRTWQQVKIKYKNILQNAVKKNTHRQGTGGGSPKADLTPAEDMALELNKGRPVLEGIPGGKETSIGSSQDATRFIQVSGSTVFLLEPPAQAPDDADPGEGPSAAATAHDGDDDEEETISLDSRRHEDPDAIQWENQPGNISSQAIRKLYGNHLRRQIELADIDIQYKKKKMENLALESEIKKRTIRKLDLEIKKLERELQEDDTADDHLYERYRFSADGISGAFLYSVGDAEQLNKATICRTIRSVCLAIKALADVFISFPGHRRLCDIKEEFYRIAGFPNVIGAVDCTHIRIKAPSGAHEADFVNRKSFHSINVQMVCNADCVISNVVAKWPGSVHDSRIFRASEIYQCLSQGEFSGVLLGDRGYGCQPFLLTPFTDPQEAQQAYNHAHARTRARVEMTFGLLKARFHCLHKLRVSPVRACDITVACAVLHNVACLRKERAPRVPAAMDWDNPAIFPDDDSGRLLRDQYVLNYFS
- the LOC136950927 gene encoding putative nuclease HARBI1 isoform X2, which translates into the protein MATRAAYFSPSEAQILMEAYEEVKDIIKKKGNTATVIKQREKAWQSIADRLNALNMNGPKRTWQQVKIKYKNILQNAVKKNTHRQGTGGGSPKADLTPAEDMALELNKGRPVLEGIPGGKETSIGSSQDATRFIQVSGSTVFLLEPPAQAPDDADPGEGPSAAATAHDGDDDEEETISLDSRRHEDPDAIQWENQPGNISSQAIRKLYGNHLRRQIELADIDIQYKKKKMENLALESEIKKRTIRKLDLEIKKLERELQEDDTADDHLYERYRFSADGIRYLCRLLGPRIKHRTARSHALSVEQMVCVALRFFASGAFLYSVGDAEQLNKATICRTIRSVCLAIKALADVFISFPGHRRLCDIKEEFYRIAVDCTHIRIKAPSGAHEADFVNRKSFHSINVQMVCNADCVISNVVAKWPGSVHDSRIFRASEIYQCLSQGEFSGVLLGDRGYGCQPFLLTPFTDPQEAQQAYNHAHARTRARVEMTFGLLKARFHCLHKLRVSPVRACDITVACAVLHNVACLRKERAPRVPAAMDWDNPAIFPDDDSGRLLRDQYVLNYFS